Proteins from a genomic interval of Centroberyx gerrardi isolate f3 chromosome 23, fCenGer3.hap1.cur.20231027, whole genome shotgun sequence:
- the LOC139917253 gene encoding transmembrane protein 151A, protein MQTEEETATAEEPILEEGAGREQSRSSLASVELLQEQRPVQQSLASSLCRESHWKCLLLTLLMYGCFATLAWCALCRVPVLGSSSITLGADDDATSAAYYNDILHLESPCSSGYVYIPLAFLAMLYVVYLVECWHCFSKTAMLAHAEFQEVYERVQRLQQATPCIWWKAISYHYVRRTRQVTRYRNGDAYTTTQVYHERVNTHASSSEFDYARYGVKDVSKELLDMQLHPAVRLRFTKCFSFSSARAEAAYLTQRARFFGENEGLDDYMEAREGMHLKNVDFREHILAFPDPARQPWYSRHRVFWLASAFLLSWPLRVVSEYRTAYVHYHVEKLFGEDEESGGGGGGGGGRGDGSEGGTENGIHGGGIGIGVGLNGTSYRAISRVNTVDMTELEWHIRCNQQMVPSYSEALLMDLDRSGGTNPTTTTPISGPPGITPSQGVTPAPLALPVVFNSAYLLQSCPRCRRTTSSSSLPSRLRAPTGTTALLNATVAGIRAAGQGGGGGGGRLVLSRSGFSLGRLGGGRPASLFHSRSMGGGLGGRGEDGGGSGGGGGGGGSGGGGGGGGGGGGGFLGLGSRQDDEESRGVLEGEGDEDEEEEEEEVVRRREDRGRGGGERDEEVDQDGGEGGEVREGERDRPPPYQDAFFFPVLIVHGEESCHAGDDM, encoded by the exons tctcgctcaagtctcgcgagtgttgagttgttgcaggaa CAACGGCCAGTCCAACAGTCCCTGGCCTCCTCCCTGTGTCGGGAGTCCCATTGGAAGTGcctcctcctgaccctcctcatGTACGGCTGCTTCGCCACGCTGGCCTGGTGCGCTCTCTGCCGCGTCCCCGTCCTCggctcctcctccatcaccctCGGTGCTGATGACGACGCCACCTCGGCGGCCTACTACAACGACATCCTGCACTTAGAGAGTCCGTGTTCCAGCGGCTACGTCTACATCCCCCTGGCCTTTCTGGCCATGCTGTATGTGGTTTACCTGGTGGAGTGCTGGCACTGCTTCTCCAAGACTGCCATGTTGGCCCATGCTGAATTCCAG gAAGTGTACGAGCGTGTGCAGAGGCTTCAGCAGGCCACACCCTGCATCTGGTGGAAGGCCATCAGCTATCACTATGTGAGGAGGACCAGACAGGTGACAAGATACCGCAACGGAGATGCATATACTACCACACAG gTTTACCATGAGCGGGTGAACACCCACGCCTCCAGTTCAGAGTTTGACTACGCCCGCTACGGTGTCAAAGACGTATCCAAGGAGCTGCTGGACATGCAGCTGCACCCCGCTGTCCGCCTCCGCTTCACCAAGTGTTTCAG ctTCTCCAGTGCACGCGCTGAGGCTGCCTACCTCACCCAG CGGGCACGGTTCTTCGGGGAGAACGAGGGGCTCGACGACTACATGGAGGCCAGGGAGGGAATGCACCTGAAGAACGTGGATTTCCGGGAGCACATCCTGGCATTCCCAGATCCTGCTCGCCAGCCGTGGTATTCCAGGCACAGGGTGTTCTGGCTGGCGTCAGCTTTCCTCCTATCATGGCCGCTGCGCGTCGTGTCAGAATATCGCACAGCGTACGTCCACTACCACGTGGAGAAGCTGTTCGGGGAGGacgaggagagtggaggaggaggtggcggaggaggcgggagaggggatgggagtgagggagggactGAGAATGGAATCCACGGAGGAGGGATTGGGATTGGAGTGGGGCTAAACGGGACGAGCTACAGAGCCATCTCTCGGGTCAACACGGTGGACATGACAGAATTGGAGTGGCACATCCGCTGTAACCAACAGATGGTCCCCAGCTACTCTGAAGCCCTCCTCATGGACTTGGACAGGAGTGGGGGGAccaaccccaccaccaccacccccatcTCTGGACCTCCAGGCATCACCCCAAGCCAGGGGGTCACCCCGGCTCCTCTAGCCCTGCCCGTGGTCTTCAACTCAGCTTACCTCCTCCAGAGCTGCCCCCGGTGCCGGAGGACCACGTCGAGTTCCAGCCTGCCTTCCAGGCTAAGGGCCCCAACGGGAACCACAGCCTTGCTGAACGCCACTGTGGCCGGGATTAGGGCAGCAGGGCAGGGgggcggaggcggaggagggaggCTGGTGCTGAGTCGGAGCGGGTTCTCGCTAGGGAGACTCGGAGGTGGGCGCCCAGCCAGCCTGTTTCATTCCCGAAGCATGGGTGGAGGtctgggaggaagaggggaggacggaggaggaagcggaggaggtggaggaggaggtggaagtgggggaggaggaggaggaggaggaggtggaggtggaggattCCTAGGGTTAGGGTCGAGACAGGACGACGAGGAGAGCAGGGGAGTgctggaaggagagggggacgaagacgaggaagaggaggaggaggaggtggtgaggaggagggaggacaggggaagaggagggggggagagggacgAAGAAGTAGATCAAGATGGTGGAGAGGGGGGCGAGGTgagggagggcgagagggaTCGGCCTCCGCCCTACCAGGACGCGTTCTTCTTCCCTGTTCTCATTGTACACGGAGAGGAGAGCTGCCACGCTGGAGACGACATGTGA